CGCTTCTTCTGCCGGCGGCCGGCGTAGGCGAACTTCAGGCCGCGCTCCACCGACTCCTTTGCCGAGCGGTAGAGCTTGGATTTAGTGAGGAAATATCCGGAGGCGCGCTCCAGGATCTTCTTGCGCTTCTGGCGGCGCTTGGTACCACGTTTGACGCGAGGCATTGCTTTCTCCTTTTACGTTCGTTACGCGGCTGGAGGCAGGAGGTTCGCAGGGAACTTCGTGGCCTCTTCACTCGCTGAGCGATGAGCTAACAGCTAATCGCTGATTGCTGCCTTTAGTACGGGATCATGCGCTTGATCTTCGGCTGGTCGGCCTTGGAGACCATGGTCGGCATGTCGAGCTGGCGCTTCCGCTTGCGATTCTTGGAAGTCAGGATGTGACGGGTGAACGCACTGGCGCGCTTGACGCGTCCGGTCCCGGTCTTCTTGAAGCGCTTCTTGGCGCCGGAATGGGTCTTGAGTTTCGGCATTGCAAAACCTTTCGTCTTTATTTTCTTGGCGGCGCGAGGATGGCGTGCAGCGTGTTGCCTTCCATGCGGGGCATGAACTCCACGATGCCCTTGCCCTCGATCTCCTTCATCAGGCGGTCGAGGATCTTGCGGCCCAGTTCGCGGTGCGACATCTCGCGGCCGCGGTAGAAGATGGTGGCCTTCACCTTGTCTCCTTCGCCCAGGAAGCGCAGCACGGGGTTCTTCGTGGTCTGGTACTCGTGCTCGTCCACGTTGATGCGGAATTTCACTTCCTTGAGGGTGATGGTCTTCTGGTGCTTCTTGGCCGCCTTTTCCTTCTTGTCCATCTCGTAGAGGTACTTGCCGAAGTCCATGATCTTGCAGACGGGCGGCTGCGCCGTCGGCGAGACTTCCACGAGGTCGAGGTTCTTTTCGC
This DNA window, taken from Terriglobales bacterium, encodes the following:
- the rpmI gene encoding 50S ribosomal protein L35, with the translated sequence MPKLKTHSGAKKRFKKTGTGRVKRASAFTRHILTSKNRKRKRQLDMPTMVSKADQPKIKRMIPY
- the infC gene encoding translation initiation factor IF-3, which gives rise to MDKKFIRTNERIRARELRVIGPEGEQLGILQPFEALKIAREKNLDLVEVSPTAQPPVCKIMDFGKYLYEMDKKEKAAKKHQKTITLKEVKFRINVDEHEYQTTKNPVLRFLGEGDKVKATIFYRGREMSHRELGRKILDRLMKEIEGKGIVEFMPRMEGNTLHAILAPPRK